In a single window of the Equus caballus isolate H_3958 breed thoroughbred unplaced genomic scaffold, TB-T2T haplotype2-0000440, whole genome shotgun sequence genome:
- the LOC106781265 gene encoding uncharacterized protein isoform X2, with the protein MSPSQPLPTYCLSCSPSSSFLHSFDPCSGRVAWAPYIWIVNWFPSEVSGYLSRGPLSPGLRRMGQLLVWILSAPTMLTPWLMTESVTETPCDREQHSWDLKQLTHHVTQGPPPPDQGQPFCQWSVPCSNHSRVASLCNLSPLGHRMDRVVICEEFLYLTQDGTQLQSFALDKNSVLMDGYSPNRNNALTENSDFPFWAIILIYLAGLLVLITCLLCGLLVHLSFLPTTDKETEAPTSQPEDESIFYPNEACRMHALQVGVIEKLSESMVPAFLGRIICNITTFVCNYSAFSTFHQVLDQLFTKRVPASSSALW; encoded by the exons ATGAGTCCCAGCCAGCCACTCCCCACATACTGTCTCTCCTgttcaccctcctcctcctttctccacagCTTTGATCCTTGTTCAGGAAGAGTAGCCTGGGCCCCTTATATATGGATTGTAAACTGGTTTCCCTCAG AGGTTTCAGGATATCTCTCTAGAGGCCCTCTCTCCCCGGGCCTCAGAAGGATGGGGCAGCTACTGGTGTGGATTCTGTCTGCACCTACTATGCTCACCCCGTGGCTCATGACAgagagtgtgacagagaccccGTGTGACCgagagcagcattcctgggatctgaaacAGCTGACCCACCATGTCACACAGGGGCCTCCACCACCTGATCAaggacagcctttttgtcagtg GTCTGTCCCCTGCAGTAACCACAGTAGGGTGGCCTCCCTGTGTAACTTATCACCACTGGGACACAGAATGGATAGAGTTGTGATCTGTGAGGAATTCTTGTATCTGACGCAGGATGGCACCCAGCTGCAGAGCTTTGCCCTGGACAAGAACAGTGTCCTCATGGATG GGTACTCTCCCAACAGAAACAATGCCTTGACTGAGAACTCTG ACTTCCCCTTCTGGGCCATCATCCTCATTTACTTGGCGGGACTCCTGGTGCTCATCACATGCCTGCTCTGCGGTCTCCTG GTACACTTATCATTTTTGCCaacaacagataaagaaactgaggccccgacgAG CCAGCCTGAAGATGAGTCCATTTTTTATccaaatgaggcctgcaggatgcatGCTCTCCAGGTAGGAGTGATAGAGAAGCTGTCAGAGTCCATGGTCCCAGCCTTCCTGGGTAGAATCATCTGCAACATCACCACCTTCGTGTGCAACTACTCGGCCTTCAGCACATTCCaccaggtcctggaccagctgtttaCTAAGCGAGTGCCCGCCTCATCCTCAGCACTGTGGTGA
- the LOC106781265 gene encoding uncharacterized protein isoform X1 translates to MSPSQPLPTYCLSCSPSSSFLHSFDPCSGRVAWAPYIWIVNWFPSEVSGYLSRGPLSPGLRRMGQLLVWILSAPTMLTPWLMTESVTETPCDREQHSWDLKQLTHHVTQGPPPPDQGQPFCQWSVPCSNHSRVASLCNLSPLGHRMDRVVICEEFLYLTQDGTQLQSFALDKNSVLMDGYSPNRNNALTENSGKLQESPSPGWEGNILMLCIKENHAHWVLNDDESWPTRVKDCDTVRGQQEPWRNDRSWLSPALITLDFPFWAIILIYLAGLLVLITCLLCGLLVHLSFLPTTDKETEAPTSQPEDESIFYPNEACRMHALQVGVIEKLSESMVPAFLGRIICNITTFVCNYSAFSTFHQVLDQLFTKRVPASSSALW, encoded by the exons ATGAGTCCCAGCCAGCCACTCCCCACATACTGTCTCTCCTgttcaccctcctcctcctttctccacagCTTTGATCCTTGTTCAGGAAGAGTAGCCTGGGCCCCTTATATATGGATTGTAAACTGGTTTCCCTCAG AGGTTTCAGGATATCTCTCTAGAGGCCCTCTCTCCCCGGGCCTCAGAAGGATGGGGCAGCTACTGGTGTGGATTCTGTCTGCACCTACTATGCTCACCCCGTGGCTCATGACAgagagtgtgacagagaccccGTGTGACCgagagcagcattcctgggatctgaaacAGCTGACCCACCATGTCACACAGGGGCCTCCACCACCTGATCAaggacagcctttttgtcagtg GTCTGTCCCCTGCAGTAACCACAGTAGGGTGGCCTCCCTGTGTAACTTATCACCACTGGGACACAGAATGGATAGAGTTGTGATCTGTGAGGAATTCTTGTATCTGACGCAGGATGGCACCCAGCTGCAGAGCTTTGCCCTGGACAAGAACAGTGTCCTCATGGATG GGTACTCTCCCAACAGAAACAATGCCTTGACTGAGAACTCTGGTAAGCTTCAAGAAAGCCCTAGTCCTGGGTGGGAAGGGAATATCTTGATGCTGTGCATCAAAGAGAACCATGCACACTGGGTCTTGAATGATGATGAAAGCTGGCCAACTCGTGTCAAGGACTGTGACACAGTGCGGGGACAGCAGGAGCCTTGGAGGAATGACAGGAGCTGGCTCAGCCCAGCGCTTATCACCCTAGACTTCCCCTTCTGGGCCATCATCCTCATTTACTTGGCGGGACTCCTGGTGCTCATCACATGCCTGCTCTGCGGTCTCCTG GTACACTTATCATTTTTGCCaacaacagataaagaaactgaggccccgacgAG CCAGCCTGAAGATGAGTCCATTTTTTATccaaatgaggcctgcaggatgcatGCTCTCCAGGTAGGAGTGATAGAGAAGCTGTCAGAGTCCATGGTCCCAGCCTTCCTGGGTAGAATCATCTGCAACATCACCACCTTCGTGTGCAACTACTCGGCCTTCAGCACATTCCaccaggtcctggaccagctgtttaCTAAGCGAGTGCCCGCCTCATCCTCAGCACTGTGGTGA